One Chaetodon auriga isolate fChaAug3 chromosome 11, fChaAug3.hap1, whole genome shotgun sequence genomic window, AAAATAGAGGGCATGGGCAGGTCCCGCCCCAAGTGCTGTTGCATTCAGCCCTCTCATTGGCCGCCAGACTCCCTCTGTGGTGATGATTCGGCGAAGAGCATCCATCACGTTCCTGTAGCGGGCTGCGGGGTCGGGCTGGAGGCTCTGCATTCGTGTctggaaaagaggagaaagtgggCAGCTCAGAATCAACACTGTGTTCCTTTCCTGCCCAACAAGACGAGGTATTAAGTTTAGTTATATGTCCAATGAATTTGACCTGCACCTGCACTAAAAATAGAATGGAATGCATAATTTACGTCTTACCATATGCCTGCCTGATACAGCAAAGAGTCTtgagcagactgcagtgtgAATAAGGGGTCAAATAAGGGAAATGAGGTGTCCAAcattgtgtgtgcgttgtgttgGTGTACACGCATAATTGAATAGAAGGAAGTGTGGAGTTACAAGCTCCAAGGTCGCAAGGGGACATAAGCTGACTTCCTGTAAGCCTCTTTTCCCACTGACCCTGAAGcacacctttctctctcttccttttaaCATGTGCACACTGAGATAAATTATagattaaataaatattatttaaaGGACAAGTGCAAGGGATCAGTGTTTCAGTCACCTGCTTTTTAATATTTAGAGAAGGTCACCCGAGGACGGACTGGgtgagtgtgtctgtttctggGGAACTAACAGCGACATACTTCCTGGATACCTAACTTCCAGCTGAATGGCCAAACTTACAACCCACTGTGTATGCGCATGTAGTGCTCTTGAAAAGCATAAACATGGCTTCAAGTCAGTCTATACTGCAGCTGTGGAACGCAGGGCCCAAAGACAGTTAGCCAACAGTGGTATGCATCAATTTAATTCACACCTGGCAAGCAAGCCTATTGCACAGCTCCTGCCTagataatgaaaacagactgtAATCTGAATACCAgcttcctcattcattcattcatgcctCATACAACCACATGCATGAACACCATGCATGTAACAGCTATGGGGTCAGTGTGTTTATCTATAGAATGTTTGCACATTTAGAGAGCGGTGACCTTTGTACTGGTTGCAAGCACTACATCAACCACTCTTTAAAGTAAACACTGAAAACGTCAGGGTTTCTCTCAATGACTGATTCAGTTCAACTGAAATTCCATTCATGTGCACTGTGCAGTATTTACTGACAGACCTACAAATGCAACAAGCTTTTTTAAATCCACAAGCAATTACCGGGATTTAGGATACACTAAGGGCGAACGACTGAGGCTATTCTACACTATAATTACACAGCAATCTCTTAAGTGAGGAGCTCATCACACAGGAGGGAAAGTCTTTATCTGGTAGAGGGGGAAATCTCTAAATAGGAAACctataaataagaaaaagaaatgtgttaGATGAATCATAAATATTTTTCAGCTTCCTGATAATAGCTAAATGTGTGGCTGTTTCTGTAAAGTAGATTTCATTCTGCTGAGTCACAGTGCCCTAAATCTCCTGTGGCTTGCTTGGAAACATGCTGAGATCAAATAGCGGTGTGGCAGACACTCTGCACACTAGAAGGCTCTGTAAACATTGGTCTTGTCCAGGTGTGGGGCTGGACCGGCTGAAACAGAGTGAGACTACAGGTGGAAGAGACATGGATGAAGCATTGGCATATGAATAGCTTTTCAATCTGACATGGACAGCTGACTGTAAACTCATCATCACTTGCCCCATCTCTCTAaccctgtgtctgtgttgtacAATGATCACAACTGCATGGTCATATCTAACTGACCTCTTGGGACAATAGTTCATGCCTCGTTAACTATGTTTAAATTTAAAAGAAAGTAAGCTACCTCATACAGAACACAGACCACATGATAAGAACTGACCCAGTGAAGCTGAATGACTCACATGTGATGATCAGAAGACCTTTTCAAACAGTTAGTTATGGTGTGTGAAGCAGCAGGCCTGTTGTCACACTTTGTAAAACGACCAAACCGTGTGCTAGAAAAGAAGCAACAGATGCTCCACTGTGGATGCAAAGCGTCAATTTGTGTAGTTCAATTCATGTGTCTTGTAATAACAGTGGCAAACAGGGCGTGAATTACGAAAAGAAACCTACAACCAAGCCTTTGCTTTTGTAAACAGAGAGCATAGCTTTGGTCTATCTCGAACTGTTGTTGCGGTTGACTGATAACTAGTTCCTCATACCAGCTAACGCTACTTGAATTACATACCTAACTTGTTAACTGTCCGATTAACTGTCACGTGAAATTTACACATCGACTTTAGTTACGTAACATTATCAGTTGAGGATTTGACAGCAGCCCGATTTAATGATGTTTAGTAGTTTTGCGCAAAGTGACCAAATGGACTCCTCTGTGCGACCCCGCTGAAGGTTGTCATAACAACTAGCTATTAGCCTACGTAATGGCGTTAACTTATTACAACATGCTAACAAGTTAGCTAACAGGGATGAGGCTAACTGAGCCGACTGACCTTGTCCTCAGCCGTCAGCTCTGCAGCGTGTTTTGGTTAGCCAGCGAGCTAATAAGCTATGCTAACAAAACATATTAGCTACGAGAATAGTATCAACAACACCCAACAACGAGCGGGGTGTGAAAGCACAAAACATTTAGGAGATGTGGTGGGTATGCTGGTGAGCTACTGGGCTAAGCTACCTTGACACAGTCGATGGGGAACATGAGGCAGTGCTCCATGATCCCGGCCACGGCTCCAGCCAACATGTGGGTGCTAGTGGAGGCTCCCTGTGGCAAACCCTCATAGTCTGGTTCAGAGTCCTCTGTTTGTGCACCTTGTGCATTACGGATAAACCCAACGTTCTGTAGCTCCGTTTCTCCTCCGATCCGGGGTGTCAGGCTCCCCACGATACTTTCCGAAACTCCCCAGAATCTGCCCCCCAGCCATCGAACTTCTGCCCCGGCAGATGCGCCAGCAACCCCGGGATCATTGCCTGCAGTCTCCGCTGTCACCCGACGCCTCCTCACAAATCCATCTGCTTCCATGAGAAACCAGGTAATACGTTAAGTCTTTAGGCAAGCAGGCACGGTGTCTTCTGGGTGGTATTAGTCCCGAAGTATTACATTCCCTTGGAGTGGTTTCACAGCTCCTCGCCTGCTACACCATTCCCTCCCCGCCTAGACGCTTCTCAGCCAGAGCCATGCAAGGGAGGCCGTGgcggacaaacacacaccgagcCGCACCACAGGCCGCGATGTGGAAGTAATCTCTGATTGGTTACTGCAGCTATGTCCCTCTCACGCGACTGGGTGACAGACATGCCACTCACGATTGTTGAACGCTTCAAAACCTTGTCATGAGGCACTTCTCATGGTGTTTAAGGCAACACTTCAAGCGCGTCTGTGAAAGCcatcaaagacacacacctAGGTCACTGTAGGTCATTCTGAAAGACATGTTTGAAACTGCTGAGGTGACGACGAAGAGCGTAAGATTGTTGCAGTTGTTACTTAATGCTGCTTTGTGAACTACAGCTCTTATTTTTTGCATATCTCTGTAACTCACCCTTGCAGTTTACATAGTGAAGCCTGACAAAAATTCAACTGATGAATGTGTAGATAGTCATCTTATGAGCAAAATCAAGCAAAGCAGCTAAATAACATCAGCTGTGGTGTTGGTTTATGTAAATTTCCACCTGTGATGCAGACCACTGATTTTCAAtgttctctcactctgtttttccCTATCAGTGATATACTAAGCAGGCCTATtgtagctggttagcttatTTGGTTATCTTTGCACTGCTGCAAACttcaaatgtacagtatttacataTACATACTATGGCAATATTTTGTTCAGGAGGAAAATTAGTATGACAGCCATGGAGCCTCAGGGTATTTTACTTATTgtacacattttattaaaagaaGAACATTTCTGAATATTTGCATTCCAaaatttcaatgaaaaaaacaaaacaaaacaaaaaaaaccacttaaatttacattttaaaccaCATTTGCATGCACAATTTCCCAGAGTAAAAACTAAGTGTACACTACACCTTTTATGATCTGCCATGAAACTCTAGCTTATATCTCATAATTCTCAATGCTGGTAGCTGTAAGACAAACATCTCCAGGCCTAACATCCTCAGCAGTGAACCTCTTGCCTGGAGGAAAAGAAGCACatatttttcagaaaatgagGTAATTGTGTTTTGGTTCGGCACCGTTATGACATAATTGAATTTTCTCCTTTATTGCCTGGGAGAGCCTTCAAGGGCTGCAGTGTTGAATTTCTGCCGACAAAGGGGAATAAAGTGTTAATTTCTGCTTACAAGAACAAAATCTCCTGCATCTGATCTAGTTATGGTTGATTGGCTGTTGTCCGCAGACCTTCCTTAAAGGAAAACCAAGCAGACAGCATATCAGGATCATTTCTCTTCCCTGAAACTAATGCTACTCTAATACACCAAGGGAGAGGCATGTCAGGCCTAGCGGGAAACTCTAGATCACCATAACACCTCATTTCATTCAGAGTGCACAATCTATACAAGCCTCAGGAATTATTTTACACTGTCTAAGCAAAACATAGTGTAAAATCTACAATATATAGGCAAGATGAGAAGATAATGTGGTTATATTCTGCTGCGTTGTTTTTGCGGTGGTTTTTGTCTCAATTAACACACTTCCTTCCATAGATCCCCATAGACAATCTCTTTCTCTGGCTCTATCTACTCCCTGGACCGCTGCTTAGGCCAACAGATGATCTATGGCCTCTTATCTTATTGATGCATGGTAAGTGAACACTAGgccaaagtgacatcttcaacTGCAGCACTAAGAAAGCAGTCTAAGAGCTCATCTTCAAACTCTTAACGGAGGCCCTTACTGTGAAATCGCTTGAGCACAAATCCTAACCAGCTATAACAGGATGGATGTGTTGAACTGTTCTGTTTGATTATTATACCATTTCATTAACTTTGTGTAAAAACACCTTTGCAAAGTCTCAAGTGCTCTGTGGAGTGAGtattttcacatgtaaacaTACTGGTCACATTGTATTATGACATTTTGCGaacatttttatatttacatatttgtaAATATTCCCAAAATTTGGAAAGAGTCtaaatatgaaatgaataaGGGTATTTATTCACAAACTCGTCGGCCATCTTTAAGCTGTTGCCAATACCCAAAAAACTGACACTACACACGCGCAAAATGCAAATTAGATGTCAAATGAAGGAGTGAGTGTGGACATACCTTACCCTGCACAGTATGCATGAGCTGCCTGTGGAAAGCCATGACGCAGGGCTTTGGAGCTGAAATAAATGGGACAACTGCGCCACCAAGTGGAAAGCTGTATAATGACAGGCTGATAGAGTGATTCTGAAACAAGATTAAACTGGGCCTCTGGTTTATTCGTCCAAACAATAAAGAACGAAGAAAATATAAACGGGTACTAAAAAGGGGTAGATGGGTGCACACGTGTAGATTGGAACAGGCGACATTTAAAATTGCTGAACTTTTTCCACACATGAAATCTTAAAATATCTGCGTAAATTAGATGTCTTGTCATCTTGCAGCATCGCAGGTGTTGATGCCTCGCCCAGTGAGCTCCAAAATTTGAGTCTGCTTCTAAACGATCGGTGCATCTACATTTTATCtacacatacactcactcatACTACACAATAAACACCCCCCTGTATTAATCCATATCCTGCCCCTCGTCCATCTACGAGGGTGGTGGCGTTGTGGAAACCCCGATCTACTTTACGCGGTTCTAGGCGACAAGGGAAAGGAGTGACGTGTAATCCTGCCTCACATTCCAGCTATGGCTGCAGCAGTATGGACAGATCGAGGGCGGAAGGCTGTGTCTGTTTTGGGGACAGTGACCAGATCCACATCCAGTCACACCGTGTTAAAACCACAGTATGACGCGCTGGTCATCGGAGGAGGTGAGGTCTGGGAAAAGCGCAGAGCGCActggagctctgctgcaggGAGACAAGCCGCGCCGCACTGAGCGGTAGTTAAGCAGTGTTTCAGCTAAGTTTGCAGAAGTAGCTAATGAGTGAGAATTTCTCTCCCACTTACCAAAACTCATTCTCTCTCCTGAGAGAAGTGAGCTggctccgtctctctctgtgttaaagttttttgttttgtttcgtttttttttttttcttttcttttttttttttttcaaaatcatAGTTTTATGTGAATTGTTCAACTTTGAACTCACTCAGTTTGGCTGTAAAATGTACTCTAGAGCGGCTTGAGTAACTCACGATAAAGCAGAGTTTAAAGAAATATCTAAGGGGATTTACATTCTCAGGAAAActgacatattttacatttcattgcaGGGCACAATGGACTGGTGGCAGTGAGTTCATGCACCCACGGCATTCAGTCAGTAAAGCATGGTTCAATGACAGGGTAAAGATGATGCAAAGGTCGTgtatgtatacgtgtgtgtgtgtgtgtgtgtgtgtgtgtgtaggctgcCTATCTTCAGAAGGGAGGATTGAAGACAGCAGTGCTGGAGCGCAGGCATGTGCTGGGAGgagctgctgtttcagaggaAATCTTCCCTGGTAAGGTGGCCCCTGGCTGGGATACAATCCTGGAGAAATCCAGGTCATAAAGGGTCCGTTGAAACCAAATtaacaaacaagcacattttccTGTGTACCCCTAGTGTTATCTCAATGTACTGCTACTGGAACTAACTTCCTGACTAACTGGAACTCACTTCCTGACTAACAAGTAGTACgtttgaaaatgtattaacaatAGCTGCtacacaaagacaacaacaacatcatctaTTTGCATGGCTTGATACCACTAGTTGTAAGTGGAGAAATGTGGTTTTCTGTAATTTGGGTAAACTGACCCTTTAGTGGCGCAGGAGGTTTAATTTATAAGCAAATGTGCTTTGAGGGATCAAGGTTCAGTTAACACTATCGCATACAGGGTTTTGTAATTTTTACTTTTGTTCTAACTTCAGACACTGTATGTTGTATCAAGTCATACTCAAATGACATGGATTTTGTCCTTGTTAGAATAACAATACTCTCATGTGCAGGTTTCCACTTCTCCAGGTGCTCCTATTTGCTCAGTTTATTAAGACCCCACATATATGCAGACTTGGAGCTCAAGGTAAACATGGCAAGTTGTAAAGTATATTAATTCAACTCATTATGAGACTCTTTATAGTGATTTGTCTTGTTTGCtgcatttaacatttttgtcCATATATCTTCAGAAACACGGGCTGAAGGTTTATATGAGGGACCCCCATGCTTTCACCCCCATgttggaggagggggtgagaggTGCCCCACCAAGGTCTCTCACCCTGGGTTCAGATGTGGCCATGAACCAAAAGGAGATTGGCAAGTTCTCGCAGAAGGATGCTAAGGTGGTTTATGCGTTATGGTAGCCATGGTAAATGCTTGACTGTATTGTGCATGAATCTGCATTTtacacacctgtgcaggtgtatTCAAGTACATAAAAAGTTCTTCACTGTCAGTGATTTTGATCCCACATCCTTCACCCACTCTTTGACATGTACCCAGGCTTTCCCAGAATTTGTTGCACACCTTGAGAAGCTAGCCGAGGCTATCCACCCTCTTCTGGACGCTCCTCCTGTAGACATTCCAGGTGTTACAGCTGGATCACTGAGGAAGAGGCTGGCTGCAGCTAAAACTCTGACGCCTGTTGTCAAATGCGGTGCGTTTAAGCGTGCACGGTTGGGAAAGAaacttgtgttttctgcagtaaCTGAATAATGATGAGTTATGTTCTTGAATTTAAAGGTCTGAAACTGGGTACAAACATTCCAGACTTTTATGAGATTGTAACTGCTCCAGTAATGAAGGTTTGTTATAGTTTACACACAAAGTTTGGCATCagttgctgttttctgttgactGCAGCATGACCAGCTCATGCTTTGTGTCGTAGATCCTCAATCGGTGGTTTGAGTCGGAGCCACTGAATGCAACACTGGCTACGGATGCTGTGATAGGGGCCATGACCAGTCCAAGTAATCCTGGCAGTGggtgagcacacaaacactcctaACCACAGGCTTATCTGCAGTGAATTAAACCCTGACCTCTCAGAAATACTGATTTCATTGACTTGCCTTGAAGGTATGTGCTCTTGCATCATGTGATGggagagctggagaaggagaagggagCATGGGGTTATGTGGAGGGAGGCATGGGAGGTGTGTCCAAGGCTATTGCTAGCTCTGCTCGATCCCATGGTGCCGACATTTTCACTGAGAAGGTAAGAAAGTATATTGATGCAGTttatactgttttattttgtttcattctaCCATCTGTATTTTGCTCTTTATGCACATACAACGTGTATCCTTGGCAGGATGTGGGACAGGTCCTGGTTGGTTCAGATGGTGCTTCTAAGGGAGTGGTGCTGAAGGACGGCACAGAGATCCACAGTAAAGTTGTTTTATCAAATGCCACCCCATATATTACCTTCAAGAACCTCACACCACAGGTAAGAAAAGATAAACGCCACATGTCACCATGGCACCAGACAATATTATTaattctgacttcctgttttcaccGTAGGCCGCCCTCTCTCCAGAGTTCATCAAAGCCGTAGATCAGATTGACTACACCTCACCTGTTACCAAGATAAATGGTaaatctgctctgtgtttgctaTGCTGATTACAAATCAAGATCTTGTTCAAAGCTTATTTCATTAGCTGGTACTAGCTGTTTTCATGCTAAAACTAAGGGCGGATATTGTCAAAAATATCCAAAGATGCTGACTGTAAAAATGTTATAAAATGCTTCCACAGTGGGAGCTTTTCCTCTGTAAAGCTGCCTTGGAGAATGATAATGTTCAGTGTCACAGTAAGcctcaaaaacagcagaattgCGAAACCACGTAGGCTGCTGGCTGTGTGGCTCATTGTCTTATCTCTGTGCAAGCGTTGTTTCTCCAGCTGTATGTTTAAGACATTTAGGTGAAGTCTTGCATTATTTAGTCGTACGTagactgttttatttctgttctcACACT contains:
- the pyroxd2 gene encoding pyridine nucleotide-disulfide oxidoreductase domain-containing protein 2, with amino-acid sequence MAAAVWTDRGRKAVSVLGTVTRSTSSHTVLKPQYDALVIGGGHNGLVAAAYLQKGGLKTAVLERRHVLGGAAVSEEIFPGFHFSRCSYLLSLLRPHIYADLELKKHGLKVYMRDPHAFTPMLEEGVRGAPPRSLTLGSDVAMNQKEIGKFSQKDAKAFPEFVAHLEKLAEAIHPLLDAPPVDIPGVTAGSLRKRLAAAKTLTPVVKCGLKLGTNIPDFYEIVTAPVMKILNRWFESEPLNATLATDAVIGAMTSPSNPGSGYVLLHHVMGELEKEKGAWGYVEGGMGGVSKAIASSARSHGADIFTEKDVGQVLVGSDGASKGVVLKDGTEIHSKVVLSNATPYITFKNLTPQAALSPEFIKAVDQIDYTSPVTKINVAVDKLPNFLASPTPDGKPGPHHQCSIHLNCESVGLLETAYKEAMNGRPSARPMLEMTIPSVLDPTLAPPGCHVVSLFTQFTPYHIEGREWTDQDRDAFADTAFEWVEQYAPGFKKSVVGRDILAPPDLERIFGLTGGNIFHGSMSLDQLYLARPLPSLSNYRSPVKGLYLCGSGCHPGGGVMGSPGWNAALTVMADLKGH